In one Sphingomonas sp. AP4-R1 genomic region, the following are encoded:
- a CDS encoding ATP12 family chaperone protein: MKRFYKEVSVAEGTILLDGRGVKTPARAALAVPFPALAEAIADEWRAQGEEIDPRAMPMTGLANAAIDRVAPDPVAFARPLAAYAATDLLCYRADSPPELIAEEAVAWDPLLDWARERYDIHFVTTSGIVHTAQPPATIARLGEALAARDAFALAAMSPLVTIGGSLVVALAVAEGGIDAGDAFDAAHLDELWQARQWGEDALATETRDRRRQDFLNAARFILLAR, translated from the coding sequence GTGAAGCGCTTCTACAAGGAGGTTTCGGTCGCGGAGGGCACGATCCTGCTCGACGGGCGCGGCGTGAAGACCCCCGCGCGGGCCGCGCTCGCAGTGCCCTTCCCCGCGTTGGCCGAGGCGATTGCGGATGAGTGGCGCGCGCAGGGCGAGGAGATCGATCCGCGCGCCATGCCGATGACCGGCCTCGCCAATGCCGCGATCGACCGCGTCGCGCCCGATCCGGTCGCCTTCGCACGCCCGCTGGCGGCTTATGCCGCGACCGACCTTCTCTGCTACCGCGCCGACAGCCCGCCCGAGCTGATCGCGGAGGAAGCGGTGGCGTGGGATCCGCTGCTCGACTGGGCGCGCGAGCGATACGACATCCACTTCGTCACCACGTCCGGCATCGTCCACACCGCCCAGCCGCCCGCGACGATCGCGCGGCTGGGCGAGGCGCTCGCCGCGCGCGATGCGTTCGCGCTGGCGGCCATGTCCCCGCTCGTCACGATCGGCGGATCCCTGGTCGTGGCGCTGGCCGTGGCCGAAGGCGGGATCGACGCGGGCGATGCGTTCGACGCCGCGCATCTCGACGAGCTGTGGCAGGCGCGCCAGTGGGGTGAGGATGCGCTGGCGACCGAAACGCGCGACCGCCGCCGCCAGGATTTCCTGAACGCCGCGCGCTTCATCCTGCTCGCCCGTTAG
- a CDS encoding HAD-IA family hydrolase, whose amino-acid sequence MNRLAVFDCDGTLVDSQGVICQSIELAFTGHGLVAPTRAASRSIIGLSVVQAMAVLHPEGSPEEHEALGTTYKTSFAGLRQQGLADEPLYDGIVEAIEGLDARGWLLGVATGKSDRGLGHVLEKHGLHRRFVTLQTADRHPSKPHPSMLWQAMADAGSGPGTTAMIGDTSYDMEMAKAAGCRAIGVAWGYHSADMLREAGADAVATHASELIALIEAMP is encoded by the coding sequence ATGAACCGCCTCGCCGTCTTCGATTGTGACGGGACGCTCGTGGATTCGCAGGGCGTGATCTGCCAGTCGATCGAGCTGGCCTTCACCGGCCACGGTCTGGTGGCGCCGACGCGCGCCGCCTCGCGGTCGATCATCGGCCTGTCCGTGGTGCAGGCGATGGCGGTGCTGCATCCGGAGGGTTCGCCCGAGGAGCATGAGGCGCTCGGCACCACCTATAAGACCAGCTTCGCCGGCCTGCGCCAGCAGGGCCTCGCCGACGAGCCGCTTTATGACGGCATCGTCGAGGCGATCGAAGGACTGGACGCGCGCGGCTGGCTGCTCGGCGTCGCCACCGGCAAGTCCGATCGCGGGCTCGGCCACGTGCTGGAGAAGCATGGCCTGCATCGCCGCTTCGTGACGCTGCAGACCGCCGACCGCCACCCCTCCAAGCCGCACCCCTCGATGCTGTGGCAGGCGATGGCCGATGCGGGCTCGGGCCCCGGCACCACCGCGATGATCGGCGACACCAGCTACGATATGGAGATGGCCAAGGCCGCCGGCTGCCGCGCGATCGGCGTGGCGTGGGGCTACCACTCGGCCGACATGCTGCGTGAGGCCGGCGCCGATGCCGTCGCCACCCACGCGTCCGAACTGATCGCGCTGATCGAGGCGATGCCGTGA
- a CDS encoding MAPEG family protein, which produces MRIEMTLLGATIILAIVQVLLAAQAKTMQYGTKWNMGARDEDLPPLNPLAGRLVRAQANLFETLPLFIGALLGAAYAGKLGDLTAIGAGLYFGGRVLYVPLYAAGVPVIRTLVWMASSVGIVLILWALLFG; this is translated from the coding sequence ATGCGGATCGAGATGACATTGCTGGGCGCGACGATCATTCTCGCGATCGTACAGGTGCTGCTCGCCGCGCAGGCCAAGACGATGCAATATGGCACGAAGTGGAACATGGGCGCGCGCGACGAGGATCTGCCGCCGCTCAATCCGCTCGCCGGCCGCCTCGTGCGCGCACAGGCCAATCTGTTCGAGACGCTGCCGCTCTTCATCGGCGCCCTGCTCGGCGCGGCCTATGCGGGCAAGCTGGGCGACCTGACCGCGATCGGCGCCGGCCTCTATTTCGGCGGCCGCGTTCTTTATGTTCCGCTCTATGCGGCGGGCGTGCCCGTGATCCGCACGCTCGTCTGGATGGCGTCTTCGGTCGGCATAGTGCTGATCCTGTGGGCGCTGCTGTTCGGCTGA
- a CDS encoding FMN-binding negative transcriptional regulator → MIPHPAFRWTDEPALRDFIAHASFALIAVAVEGRVMTAQAPLAFDATGALAFHLARNNAIVPHLDGRPVIATVLGEQGYISPDWYGTDDQVPTWNYRLAEIEGMARRLDDAALVDQLDRLSAAQEALLAPKAPWTRDKMNPTRFAAMTKAITGFAITDAAIRGTAKFGQNKSEAEAAGAIAALRAIGRDDLASSMENAR, encoded by the coding sequence ATGATCCCTCACCCCGCCTTCCGCTGGACCGACGAGCCCGCGCTGCGCGACTTCATCGCGCACGCTTCGTTCGCGCTGATCGCGGTGGCGGTCGAGGGCAGGGTGATGACCGCGCAGGCGCCGCTCGCCTTCGATGCGACGGGCGCCCTCGCCTTTCACCTCGCCCGCAACAATGCGATCGTCCCGCATCTCGACGGCCGCCCCGTCATCGCCACCGTGCTGGGCGAGCAGGGCTATATCAGCCCGGACTGGTATGGGACGGACGATCAGGTCCCCACCTGGAATTACCGCCTCGCCGAGATCGAGGGCATGGCCCGCAGGCTGGATGACGCCGCCCTCGTCGATCAGCTCGATCGCCTGAGCGCCGCGCAGGAAGCCCTGCTCGCCCCCAAGGCGCCGTGGACGCGCGACAAGATGAACCCCACCCGCTTCGCCGCCATGACCAAGGCGATCACGGGCTTCGCCATCACCGACGCCGCGATCCGCGGCACGGCCAAGTTCGGCCAGAACAAGAGCGAGGCCGAAGCGGCCGGCGCCATCGCCGCCCTGCGCGCGATCGGCCGCGACGATCTCGCGTCATCCATGGAGAATGCCCGATGA
- a CDS encoding PEPxxWA-CTERM sorting domain-containing protein, with protein sequence MRNVFGSITKKGARVAVTAAFALATSGSAWAASTISSNATDLQVSLSLLGITPSLTVGTASGSGPGAYSNSNSPTTVNTTLGLGTLLGQSVSTGLLSASASSDGTTGQANATVNGLTLGLNALFTSFLSVSSGVISSTTTFDGSSFLGVSSIANLAVNSAVLTLPLNASALVSTAANRTLVDILGLKITLNEQIASDTTSNGINTRSLTTNALHVSYNDFAFGGGLLNGDVIVGQSQVIATQPVPEPATWAMMILGFGMIGAMLRRHKRTAVATPA encoded by the coding sequence ATGCGTAACGTTTTTGGTTCGATCACGAAGAAGGGCGCTCGCGTCGCCGTCACGGCCGCGTTCGCGCTGGCGACCAGCGGCTCCGCCTGGGCGGCCTCCACGATTTCCAGCAATGCGACGGACCTGCAGGTCTCGCTGTCCCTGCTGGGGATCACGCCGTCGCTGACGGTTGGCACGGCCAGCGGCAGCGGTCCGGGCGCGTATAGCAACAGCAACAGCCCCACGACGGTCAATACGACGCTGGGCCTGGGCACGCTGCTTGGCCAGAGCGTCTCCACGGGCCTGCTGAGCGCGTCCGCCTCGTCCGACGGCACGACCGGGCAGGCCAATGCCACGGTCAACGGGCTGACGCTGGGCCTCAACGCCCTGTTCACCAGCTTCCTCTCGGTCAGCTCGGGCGTCATCTCGTCGACGACGACGTTCGACGGCTCCAGCTTCCTCGGCGTCAGCAGCATCGCCAATCTCGCCGTGAACAGCGCGGTGCTGACGCTGCCGCTCAACGCCAGCGCGCTGGTCTCGACGGCGGCCAATCGGACGCTGGTCGATATTCTCGGCCTGAAGATCACGCTCAACGAACAGATCGCCTCGGACACGACCAGCAACGGCATCAACACCCGTTCGCTGACGACCAACGCGCTCCACGTCTCCTATAACGATTTCGCGTTCGGCGGCGGCCTCCTGAACGGCGACGTGATCGTCGGCCAGAGCCAGGTCATCGCCACGCAGCCGGTGCCGGAACCGGCGACCTGGGCGATGATGATCCTGGGCTTCGGGATGATCGGCGCCATGCTCCGCCGCCACAAGCGGACGGCGGTCGCCACCCCCGCATGA
- a CDS encoding RluA family pseudouridine synthase encodes MSADKPLPADEARSFTIADDDHDIRLDRWFKRHMPDASFNIVSRWARTGQLRLDGKRVAPGDRIAAGQVLRVPPLEALPEPAPRTKKERPPLSAEDQEFIESLVIHRDRAAIVINKPPGLATQGGTKTDRHVDGLLDGLRFEAEGRPKLVHRLDKDTSGALLLARSAGTAAHFAKAFSSRTAKKLYWALIVGVPSIEDGTIELPIGKQPGTGGEKMYVDEKEGLPARTRYRVVERAGNAAAWVELQPFTGRTHQLRVHMAAIGHPIVGDGKYGGQDAFVSGGVSRKLHLHARRIRIDHPDGGKLDVTAEPPRHFLESLQHLGFDMSLGDALPIDEPKFSETAEGKKKAANAAAKARRKERKGERRSRSGTK; translated from the coding sequence ATGAGCGCGGACAAGCCCCTCCCCGCCGACGAGGCGCGCAGCTTCACGATCGCGGACGACGATCACGACATCCGCCTGGATCGCTGGTTCAAGCGGCACATGCCGGATGCGAGCTTCAACATCGTCTCGCGCTGGGCGCGTACCGGCCAGTTGCGACTGGACGGCAAGCGGGTCGCGCCCGGCGACCGGATCGCCGCCGGACAGGTCCTGCGCGTGCCGCCGCTGGAAGCCCTGCCCGAGCCCGCGCCGCGCACGAAGAAGGAACGGCCGCCGCTGTCGGCCGAGGATCAGGAGTTTATCGAGAGCCTCGTGATCCACCGGGATCGCGCCGCGATCGTGATCAACAAGCCGCCCGGCCTCGCCACGCAGGGCGGCACCAAGACGGATCGCCATGTCGACGGCCTGCTCGATGGCCTGCGCTTCGAGGCGGAGGGGCGACCCAAGCTCGTCCACCGACTCGACAAGGATACGTCCGGCGCCCTGCTGCTCGCGCGCTCGGCGGGCACGGCCGCGCATTTCGCCAAGGCCTTTTCCAGCCGCACCGCCAAGAAGCTCTACTGGGCGCTGATCGTCGGCGTGCCCTCGATCGAGGACGGCACGATCGAACTGCCGATCGGCAAGCAGCCGGGCACGGGCGGCGAGAAGATGTATGTCGACGAGAAAGAGGGCCTGCCCGCGCGCACCCGCTATCGCGTCGTCGAACGCGCCGGCAACGCCGCCGCCTGGGTCGAGTTGCAGCCCTTCACCGGGCGCACGCACCAGTTGCGCGTCCACATGGCCGCGATAGGCCACCCGATCGTGGGCGACGGCAAATATGGCGGGCAGGATGCGTTCGTCTCCGGCGGGGTGAGCCGCAAACTGCATCTGCACGCGCGCCGCATCCGCATCGATCATCCGGACGGCGGCAAGCTGGACGTGACGGCCGAGCCGCCGAGGCATTTCCTCGAAAGCCTCCAGCATCTGGGCTTCGACATGTCGCTGGGCGACGCGCTGCCGATCGACGAGCCCAAGTTCAGCGAGACTGCCGAAGGCAAGAAGAAGGCCGCCAACGCCGCCGCTAAGGCCCGCCGCAAGGAGCGCAAGGGCGAGAGGCGGTCGCGCAGCGGCACGAAGTGA
- a CDS encoding DUF2585 domain-containing protein, with protein MTGRRAAIVACLILIATAAILLAMGRPPICTCGRVALWHGAIDAGNSQHIADWYSPSHLIHGLLFYAAAWALLPRWPMPARYLPALLIEAMWEIVENSPVIIDRYRTATMALGYEGDSVLNSLCDIGFMSLGFWLARRLPVPASIILAIGFELLTLAVIRDNLTLNVLMLVWPIEAIRTWQAGL; from the coding sequence ATGACGGGACGACGTGCCGCGATCGTCGCGTGCCTGATCCTGATCGCGACGGCGGCCATCCTGCTCGCCATGGGGCGGCCGCCCATCTGCACCTGCGGCCGTGTCGCGCTGTGGCATGGCGCGATCGATGCCGGGAACAGCCAGCACATCGCCGACTGGTATTCGCCCAGTCACCTGATCCACGGCCTGCTCTTCTATGCGGCCGCCTGGGCGCTGCTCCCCCGCTGGCCGATGCCTGCGCGCTATCTGCCGGCGCTGCTGATCGAGGCGATGTGGGAGATCGTCGAGAACAGTCCCGTCATCATCGATCGCTATCGTACCGCCACGATGGCGCTGGGTTATGAGGGCGACAGCGTCCTCAATTCGCTCTGCGACATCGGCTTCATGTCGCTCGGCTTCTGGCTGGCGCGCCGCCTGCCCGTGCCGGCCTCGATCATACTCGCGATCGGGTTCGAGTTGCTCACTCTCGCGGTGATCCGCGACAATCTGACGCTGAACGTGCTGATGCTGGTCTGGCCGATCGAGGCCATCCGGACATGGCAGGCCGGGCTCTGA
- the gmk gene encoding guanylate kinase, which translates to MPRHGLDHRGVLFVLSSPSGAGKSTIARMLLASDPEISMSVSVTTRPPRPGEVDGKDYHFTDVPRFKEMVAEGELIEWAHVFDNRYGTPEKPVLEALAAGQDVLFDIDWQGAQQLFQKAGGDVVRVFILPPSVEELGRRLASRGTDNDEVIAARMQRAAAEISHWDGYDYVLINDDVDQCFAEVRTILQAERLRRSRQTGLIGFARKLMSAAG; encoded by the coding sequence ATGCCCCGTCACGGCCTCGATCATCGCGGCGTTCTCTTCGTTCTGTCCTCGCCCTCGGGCGCCGGCAAATCGACGATTGCGCGTATGCTGCTCGCCAGCGATCCCGAAATCTCCATGTCCGTCTCGGTCACGACCCGGCCTCCGCGTCCGGGCGAGGTCGACGGCAAGGATTATCACTTCACCGACGTGCCCCGCTTCAAGGAGATGGTGGCCGAGGGCGAACTGATCGAATGGGCGCACGTTTTCGACAATCGCTACGGCACGCCCGAAAAGCCGGTGCTGGAGGCGCTGGCCGCCGGGCAGGACGTGCTGTTCGATATCGACTGGCAGGGCGCGCAGCAGCTGTTCCAGAAGGCCGGCGGCGATGTCGTGCGCGTCTTCATCCTGCCGCCCTCGGTGGAGGAACTGGGCCGTCGCCTCGCCTCGCGCGGCACGGACAATGACGAGGTGATCGCCGCCCGCATGCAGCGCGCCGCCGCCGAGATCAGCCACTGGGACGGCTATGATTATGTGCTGATCAACGACGATGTCGATCAGTGCTTCGCCGAAGTGAGAACGATCCTGCAGGCCGAGCGTTTGCGTCGTTCGCGCCAGACCGGATTGATCGGTTTCGCGCGGAAATTGATGAGCGCGGCTGGCTGA
- a CDS encoding MBL fold metallo-hydrolase has product MTDKVRTKWGWLRRMGTALLFLLILLVLAPVVVPPFLDRIYYRGPVSGHYDGAHFFNPDGEFGTGGTQKRVPAAMLVRFLSGKDRSAWPVHVATKPGHPVAQVDPRRMVVTWIGHATVLVQAGGINILTDPIYAQHSGPFGITGPSRVRDPGIRFEDLPKIDLVLISHDHWDHLDTVTLTRLWERDRPLIVTSLGNDTVIAQAGGAKAVAKDWGEPVQVRPGRTLADGTRIEPIEVIPERVHHWGSRWMADRNRALWSGFTVTLPGGNLFFAGDTGWGDGSWPKDAAHDGPYRLALLPIGAYQPREMMSGNHIGPVEAVAAFKALGAANALAVHWGTFRLSNEGMDEPPALLRKTLAAQHIAPDRFRALEVGRNWDVPSLP; this is encoded by the coding sequence ATGACGGATAAGGTTCGCACCAAATGGGGATGGCTGCGCCGGATGGGCACGGCCCTGCTGTTCCTTCTCATCCTGCTGGTGCTGGCGCCCGTGGTGGTGCCGCCGTTTCTGGATCGCATCTATTATAGAGGGCCGGTGAGCGGCCATTATGACGGCGCGCATTTCTTCAATCCCGACGGCGAATTCGGCACGGGCGGCACGCAGAAGCGCGTTCCGGCGGCGATGCTGGTCCGCTTCCTTTCGGGCAAGGATCGCAGCGCATGGCCGGTTCATGTCGCGACGAAGCCGGGGCATCCGGTGGCCCAGGTCGATCCGCGCCGCATGGTCGTCACCTGGATCGGTCACGCCACCGTGCTGGTGCAGGCGGGCGGGATCAATATCCTGACAGACCCCATCTATGCGCAGCATTCCGGCCCGTTCGGCATCACCGGCCCGTCGCGCGTGCGCGATCCGGGCATCCGCTTCGAGGATCTGCCGAAGATCGATCTGGTCCTGATCAGCCACGATCACTGGGATCATCTGGATACCGTGACGTTGACGCGGCTGTGGGAGCGGGATCGCCCCCTGATCGTGACGAGCCTCGGCAACGATACGGTGATCGCGCAGGCGGGCGGCGCCAAAGCGGTGGCGAAGGACTGGGGCGAGCCTGTGCAGGTGCGCCCCGGGCGGACGCTGGCCGATGGCACGCGCATCGAGCCGATCGAGGTGATCCCCGAGCGCGTCCACCATTGGGGATCGCGCTGGATGGCGGATCGGAATCGCGCGCTGTGGTCCGGTTTCACGGTGACGCTGCCGGGCGGCAATCTGTTCTTCGCGGGCGACACCGGCTGGGGTGACGGCAGCTGGCCGAAGGACGCCGCGCATGACGGACCCTATCGCCTCGCTCTGCTGCCGATCGGCGCCTATCAGCCGCGCGAGATGATGTCCGGCAACCATATCGGCCCGGTCGAGGCGGTAGCGGCGTTCAAGGCGCTGGGTGCGGCGAACGCGCTGGCGGTCCATTGGGGCACGTTCCGACTCTCGAACGAGGGCATGGACGAGCCGCCGGCCCTGCTGCGCAAGACGCTGGCCGCACAACATATAGCCCCCGATCGCTTCCGCGCGCTGGAGGTGGGGCGGAATTGGGACGTCCCGTCGCTTCCGTAA
- the crcB gene encoding fluoride efflux transporter CrcB: MPPLFLVMIGGAIGAGFRFHIGNVALRNLGPHFPWGTWIINLLGGLLMGVLAATLAKGPALQGEPLRLFLGVGVLGGFTTFSAFSLETANMLMRGQPVQAAAYAVSSVAGSVLMLLVGMVATRAIG; encoded by the coding sequence ATGCCCCCGCTTTTCCTCGTCATGATCGGCGGCGCCATCGGCGCCGGTTTCCGCTTCCACATCGGCAATGTCGCGCTCCGCAATCTGGGGCCGCATTTCCCATGGGGAACATGGATCATCAACCTGCTCGGCGGCCTGCTGATGGGCGTGCTCGCAGCTACCCTCGCCAAGGGTCCCGCGCTGCAGGGCGAGCCGCTGCGCCTGTTCCTGGGCGTGGGCGTGCTGGGCGGCTTCACCACCTTTTCCGCCTTCAGCCTGGAGACGGCGAACATGCTGATGCGAGGGCAACCCGTGCAGGCGGCGGCCTATGCCGTGTCGTCGGTGGCCGGATCGGTTCTGATGCTGCTCGTCGGCATGGTCGCGACGCGAGCGATCGGATGA
- the fumC gene encoding class II fumarate hydratase has protein sequence MTDTRIETDSFGPIDVPADAYWGAQTQRSIANFPFGERERMPIGIVHALAVVKQAAARVNRAHGLAADKADAIEAAAAEVIAGQHDDQFPLVIWQTGSGTQSNMNVNEVIAGRANEMLTGTRGGKSPVHPNDDVNRGQSSNDSFPTAMHIAAALAARDKLIPAMERLEGTLLEKARAWDDIVKIGRTHLQDATPLTLGDEFSGYYAQIRLARTRTEPLVEHGLSKLAQGGTAVGTGLNAPKGFAEDIAREISAITGFAFETAPNKFEALATHDTLVDFSGRLNSLAVSLTKIANDIRLLGSGPRCGLGELSLPENEPGSSIMPGKVNPTQCEMLTMVAAQVMGNHVAVTVGGMQGHMELNVFKPLIGATVLRSIDLLSVGMDSFRARALEGLEPNRARISELLDRSLMLVTALAPEIGYDNAARIAKHAHHEGLTLREAGKALGLVDDVTFDRLVVPETMLGR, from the coding sequence ATGACCGACACCCGCATCGAAACCGACAGCTTCGGCCCCATCGACGTTCCGGCCGACGCCTATTGGGGCGCGCAGACCCAGCGATCGATCGCGAACTTCCCGTTCGGCGAGCGCGAGCGGATGCCGATCGGTATCGTGCACGCGCTGGCGGTGGTGAAGCAGGCGGCGGCGCGGGTGAACCGCGCGCATGGTCTGGCGGCGGACAAGGCCGATGCGATCGAGGCGGCGGCGGCCGAGGTGATCGCGGGCCAGCATGACGATCAGTTCCCGCTCGTCATCTGGCAGACGGGCTCGGGCACGCAGAGCAACATGAACGTCAACGAAGTGATCGCCGGGCGCGCGAACGAGATGCTGACCGGCACACGCGGCGGAAAGTCACCCGTCCACCCCAATGACGACGTCAATCGCGGCCAGTCCTCGAACGACAGTTTCCCCACCGCGATGCACATCGCGGCGGCGCTGGCGGCGCGTGATAAACTGATCCCGGCGATGGAGCGGCTGGAAGGCACGCTGCTGGAGAAGGCCAGGGCGTGGGACGATATCGTCAAGATCGGCCGCACCCATTTGCAGGACGCGACGCCGCTGACGCTGGGTGACGAATTCTCCGGCTATTATGCGCAGATCCGCCTCGCCCGCACGCGCACTGAGCCGCTGGTGGAGCATGGCCTTTCCAAACTGGCGCAGGGCGGCACGGCGGTGGGGACGGGGCTGAACGCGCCCAAGGGCTTCGCCGAGGATATTGCGCGCGAGATCAGCGCGATCACCGGCTTCGCGTTCGAGACCGCGCCCAACAAGTTCGAGGCGCTGGCGACGCATGACACGCTCGTGGATTTCTCCGGGCGGCTGAACAGCCTCGCCGTGTCGCTTACGAAGATCGCGAACGACATCCGCTTGCTGGGATCGGGGCCGCGTTGCGGGCTGGGCGAGCTTTCGTTGCCGGAGAATGAGCCGGGCAGCTCGATCATGCCGGGCAAGGTGAACCCCACCCAGTGCGAGATGCTGACGATGGTGGCGGCGCAGGTGATGGGCAATCATGTCGCCGTCACGGTCGGCGGCATGCAGGGGCATATGGAGCTGAACGTGTTCAAGCCCCTGATCGGCGCGACCGTGTTGCGCTCGATCGATCTGCTGAGCGTGGGCATGGACAGCTTCCGCGCGCGCGCATTGGAGGGGCTGGAGCCCAATCGCGCGCGCATCTCCGAACTGCTCGATCGCTCGCTGATGCTGGTGACGGCGCTGGCGCCCGAGATCGGCTACGACAATGCCGCCAGGATCGCCAAGCACGCGCACCACGAGGGGCTGACGCTGCGCGAGGCGGGCAAGGCGCTGGGGCTGGTGGACGACGTGACGTTCGACCGGCTGGTGGTGCCGGAGACGATGCTGGGGCGGTGA